The Motacilla alba alba isolate MOTALB_02 chromosome 27, Motacilla_alba_V1.0_pri, whole genome shotgun sequence genome includes a window with the following:
- the LOC119712201 gene encoding inactive phospholipase C-like protein 2 — translation MAEGPRGAPPPGSPRPAAPLPNGPRGGGGGGGSPGSGSGSSSREDSAERSPAPAAPRASIMKDGSRQRPAQKKKTVSFSSMPNDRKINSTAACISLMLEGCELKKVRSNSRMYSRFFVLDADMRSVRWEPSKKDSEKAKIEIKSVKEVRVGKKTPVLRSNGLSDQFPDECAFSIIYGDNYESLDLVASSADVVSAWVMGLRYLVSYGKHSPEAPGTGHPSLRTSWISSVFDLADLEKSGRIPVSRAVQLIKALNPGMKTSTIELKFKELQKAGDRPGTEVACDLFVEAYCELCTRPEIFFLLVQFSSNKEYLGVKDLLMFLEVEQGMEGVTEEKCLEIVSKYEPSKEGREKGYLAIDGFTRYLLSADCSIFDPQHRKVCQDMAQPLSHYYISSAHSACLLEDNFWGRSDISGYISALGLGCRSIELVLWDGPEGEPVVYTSPSAASCVPFRAVVGLIDQHAFTASAYPLILCLVVRCSAPQQRLAAQCLRKTLGEKLYLEPPNPVASYLPSPEELKGRILIKGKKLPPTCEDSEGEVSDEEEGWELARRLGQEDREAPEGGGLRRVRLSRELSELVSLCQAVPFQDFESSRRGQRYWEMCSFSEVEAGRFANECPAELVSYNKRFLSRIYPSPMRIDASNMNPQDFWKCGCQMVAMNYQTPGLMMDLNAGWFRQNGACGYVLRPAIMREEVSYFSANAKDSLPGVPAQLLHLKVISGQNLPKPKGSGAKGEVVEPYVCAEIHGIPADCAEHRTKTALQSGDNPIFDESLEFQINLPELAVLRFVVLDDDYIGDEFIAQYTIPFECLQPGYRHVPLQSLAGEPLPHATLFVHVAITDSRGGGKGHRRGLAGRRGRRVREYTSTKATGIKAIDEVFRTATQPLREATDLRENVQNALVSFKELCGLTPAANMKQCILTVSTWLLHSDSAPSVTLNLAEQYPPMEAQGPIPDLLRKVLTAYDTMIQTSRTLIESADAVYGKLIQAQQAGMDFHKELHRIETKEGLRGRKLQKALESFAWNITVLKGQADLLKHAKAEALDNLWQIHNAGQSCGIGRNGSASPEPSRLQAPLEPIPETDGGGDTASC, via the exons GATGGCTCTCGGCAGCGGCCTGCGCAGAAGAAGAAGACAGTGTCCTTCAGCTCCATGCCCAATGACCGCAAGATCAACAGCACGGCCGCCTGCATCTCGCTCATGCTGGAGGGCTGCGAGCTGAAGAAGGTGCGCTCCAACTCCCGCATGTACAGCCGCTTCTTCGTGCTGGACGCCGACATGCGCTCCGTGCGCTGGGAGCCCTCCAAGAAGGACTCCGAGAAGGCCAAGATTGAGATCAAATCGGTCAAGGAGGTGCGGGTGGGCAAGAAGACGCCCGTCCTGCGCAGCAATGGGCTCTCCGACCAGTTCCCCGACGAGTGCGCCTTCTCCATCATCTATGGGGACAACTACGAGTCCCTGGACCTGGTGGCCAGCTCGGCAGATGTGGTGAGTGCCTGGGTGATGGGGCTGCGCTATCTGGTGTCCTATGGgaagcacagccctgaggcGCCTGGGACTGGCCACCCCAGCCTGCGGACGTCCTGGATCTCCTCTGTCTTCGACCTGGCTGACCTGGAGAAGTCTGGCCGCATCCCCGTGTCCCGGGCTGTGCAGCTGATCAAGGCACTCAACCCTGGCATGAAGACCTCCACCATCGAGCTGAAGTtcaaggagctgcagaaggcCGGTGATCGTCCTGGCACGGAGGTGGCCTGTGACCTCTTTGTGGAGGCATACTGCGAGCTCTGCACCCGCCCTGAGATCTTTTTCCTGCTGGTCCAGTTCTCCAGCAACAAGGAATACCTGGGTGTGAAGGACCTGCTGATGTTCCTGGAGGTGGAGCAGGGCATGGAGGGGGTGACAGAGGAGAAGTGCTTGGAGATCGTCAGCAAGTACGAGCCCTCCAAGGAGGGCCGGGAGAAGGGCTACCTGGCCATCGACGGCTTCACGCGTTACCTGCTCTCTGCCGACTGCTCCATCTTTGACCCCCAGCACCGCAAGGTCTGCCAGGACATGGCGCAGCCCCTCTCCCACTACTACatcagctctgcccacagcgcctgcctgctggaggaCAACTTCTGGGGCCGCTCAGACATCAGTGGCTACATCAGTGCCCTGGGCTTGGGCTGCCGCAGCATCGAGCTGGTGCTGTGGGACGGCCCTGAGGGTGAGCCCGTGGTCTACACCAGCCCCTCGGCTGCCTCCTGTGTGCCCTTCCGTGCCGTGGTGGGGCTGATTGACCAGCACGCCTTCACTGCCTCCGCCTACCCCCTCATCCTCTGCCTGGTGGTGCGCTGCTCGGCCCCCCAGCAGCGGCTCGCTGCCCAGTGCCTGCGCAAGACGCTCGGGGAGAAGCTCTACCTGGAGCCCCCCAACCCCGTGGCCTCCTACCTGCCCTCCCCGGAGGAGCTCAAGGGCCGCATCCTCATCAAGGGCAAGAAGCTGCCGCCCACCTGCGAGGACAGCGAGGGGGAGGTGTCGGACgaggaggaaggctgggagcTGGCGCGGCGACTGGGCCAGGAGGACCGGGAGGCACCGGAGGGAGGTGGGCTGCGGCGGGTGCGCCTCAGCCGCGAGCTCTCGGAGCTGGTGAGCCTCTGCCAGGCCGTGCCCTTCCAGGACTTTGAGAGCTCGAGACGTGGGCAACGCTACTGGGAGATGTGCTCCTTCAGCGAGGTGGAGGCGGGACGCTTCGCCAACGAGTGTCCGGCTGAGCTGGTCAGCTACAACAAGCGGTTCCTCTCCCGCATCTACCCCAGCCCCATGCGCATCGATGCCAGCAACATGAACCCCCAGGACTTCTGGAAGTGCGGCTGCCAGATGGTGGCTATGAACTACCAGACCCCAGGGCTCATGATGGACCTGAATGCGGGCTGGTTCCGGCAGAACGGGGCCTGTGGCTACGTCCTCCGCCCGGCCATCATGCGGGAGGAGGTCTCCTACTTCAGTGCCAACGCCAAGGACTCCCTGCCCGGCGTGCCTGCCCAGCTCCTACACCTCAAGGTCATCAGCGGGCAGAACCTGCCCAAGCCCAAGGGCTCGGGGGCCAAGGGGGAGGTTGTGGAGCCCTACGTCTGTGCTGAAATCCACGGCATCCCGGCCGACTGCGCCGAGCACCGCACCAAGACGGCCCTGCAGAGCGGGGACAACCCCATCTTCGACGAGAGCCTGGAGTTCCAGATCAACCTGCCGGAGCTGGCCGTCCTGCGCTTCGTTGTGCTGGACGATGACTACATCGGGGACGAGTTCATTGCCCAGTACACCATCCCCTTTGAGTGCCTGCAGCCTGGCTACCGCCACGTCCCCCTGCAGTCGCTGGCCGGGGAGCCCCTGCCCCACGCCACCCTCTTTGTGCATGTGGCCATCACTGACAGCCGTGGCGGGGGCAAGGGGCACCGCCGGGGGCTGGCggggcgccggggccgccgaGTGCGGGAGTACACTTCCACCAAGGCCACTGGCATCAAAGCCATCGATGAAGTCTTCCGGACGGCCACGCAGCCGCTGCGGGAGGCCACTGACCTGCGGGAGAATGTACAG AATGCATTGGTGTCCTTCAAGGAGCTGTGTGGGCTGACACCCGCTGCCAATATGAAGCAGTGCATCCTGACGGTGTCCACATGGCTGCTGCACAGCGACAGCGCACCCAGCGTCACCCTCAACCTGGCAGAGCAGTACCCCCCCATGGAGGCCCAGGGCCCCATCCCCGACCTGCTGCGCAAGGTCCTCACTGCCTACGACACG ATGATCCAGACCAGCCGGACGCTGATCGAGTCTGCCGACGCTGTGTACGGGAAGCTCAtccaggcacagcaggcag GGATGGATTTCCACAAGGAGCTGCACCGCATCGAGACCAAGGAAGGGCTGCGGGGCCGCAAGCTGCAGAAGGCGCTGGAGAGCTTCGCCTGGAACATCACTGTCCTCAAG ggccaggctgaCCTCCTCAAGCACGCCAAGGCGGAGGCGCTGGACAACCTGTGGCAGATCCACAACGCGGGACAGTCCTGCGGCATCGGCAGGAACGGATCAGCCTCGCCGGAGCCCTCTCGGCTGCAAGCCCCGCTGGAGCCGATCCCCGAGACAGACGGAGGTGGCGACACAGCGTCCTGCTGA